The Bombus pascuorum chromosome 11, iyBomPasc1.1, whole genome shotgun sequence genome has a window encoding:
- the LOC132912038 gene encoding protein kinase 4-like isoform X1 produces the protein MSEIDAKVNMSLDEIIKMEKKEKKKKAGATNGKTGAKRTRGSVRGRSGLRGRGTRVKRNVGTAKKEQTWQAGQNNNNNNNNNNNNVRGGFVRKRYKKNSGLTRSRSNLTLNQKPNTRGTFNVRRGRGNRFGLTRSRSRTNLTFTQGGFFTNNKTPLKRTNSLPNLRDPTSVHNRLGYQSPAQIAYRNRVKRAKQLLLQRQNQRLSLQNQFRIPQAGKSLLSLQQRSTDRRQQILTSQRRFTTGGLRSDQIARAQRRAQYEQKLMRMNSSRLNTNSNVNFMYTLGNEYSPSTHQRPLTLTPSRNGSAVNSLRPLPRGRSPFRQSVQNLNMVGRSPMFGRQRSRSRSRSRSRTRNTPSSDARPDVDDRTFSEVMYSLSGNLGVTGRTLNDRFSF, from the exons ATGTCTGAGATTGATGCAAAAGTGAACATGTCGCTTG ATGAAATCATAAAGatggagaaaaaggagaaaaagaaaaaggccGGGGCTACTAATGGAAAAACTGGTGCTAAACGCACTAGAGGAAGTGTGCGAGGGCGAAGTGGACTCAGAGGTAGAGGTACCAGAGTAAAGCGTAATGTTGGAACTGCTAAAAAAGAGCAAACATGGCAAGCTGGGCagaataacaataataacaacaacaataataataataatgtgcGTGGTGGTTTTGTGAGAAAACGATATAAGAAAAACAGTGGTTTAACTAGATCACGAAgtaatttaacattaaatcAGAAACCTAATACACGAGGAACTTTTAATGTTCGCCGTGGTCGTGGTAATAGATTTGGTCTGACTCGAAGTAGAAGTCGCACAAACTTGACTTTTACACAAGGAGGCTTTTTCACCAATAATAAGACTCCATTAAAACGAACGAACAGTTTACCAAATTTACGTGATCCAACTTCGGTTCATAATCGACTGGGATATCAAAGCCCTGCTCAAATTGCTTACCGAAATCGTGTTAAAAGAGCAAAACAATTGCTGCTACAAAGACAAAACCAGAGATTATCCTTACAAAACCAATTCAGA ATTCCACAAGCTGGGAAGTCATTATTATCACTCCAACAAAGATCCACAGATAGAAGGCAACAAATTTTAACTTCTCAACGTCGCTTTACTACTGGTGGATTACGATCAGATCAAATTGCCCGTGCACAAAGACGTGCACAATatgaacaaaaattaatgAGAATGAA TTCCTCGCGATTAAATACAAACTCAAATGTAAACTTCATGTATACATTGGGAAATGAGTACAGTCCTAGCACGCATCAACGCCCTCTTACTCTTACCCCAAGCAGAAACGGAAGTGCTGTGAACAGTTTGCGCCCATTACCAAGAGGAAGGTCCCCATTTAGACAAAGTgtacaaaatttgaatatg gTTGGTCGATCACCTATGTTTGGTCGACAACGTTCAAGGTCAAGATCGCGTTCCCGTTCTCGTACACGCAACACTCCATCATCAGACGCAAGACCAGATGTCGATGATCGTACTTTCAGCGAAGTCATGTATAGCTTGTCCGGAAATCTCGGCGTTACGGGAAGAACGCTTAATGATAGATTTAGTTTTTAa
- the LOC132912065 gene encoding leucine-rich repeat and guanylate kinase domain-containing protein-like, whose protein sequence is MDEKRSSYLFSTSESLLSQDAIGRISVPKVPLQKDDTVIENDDTDLLSHSDMSWETMEDRYMLFEIASNDSITTTSKSSSNSNLSFSLLDQISLSVDQKIIQCATENNWSSYALDISLWDDGRAPVMKLRNLKEISFDDLEFCGYLTDRLIGVGKSFLTKSPENSLYILSKCIMRNMSLSNITMLSYHRYLQYIDLAYNYITNLSPLGGVPYLMYLNVAHNRMNTILNFSPPWYLTYVNLSYNYISKMYDISDFWSIVHLDLSHNAIETITGLQNLKYLKYLNLSYNLIEYIENLDRLNIQELNLEGNCILSYKSAIPGYGISTLSDLRKLYLGYNKLSTLEFFKDAYSLRVIDLKFNRINDLLELLNLTGLIQEVDFRGNSCTKWPNYKAVLLFSIPSIQIIDGVNVSTSEKIAAVALFAPPVNLTAARTITKLTLLEQLNIPKIDLHVTPYDEVSPPIIILTGPSAVRKLSLALHAVQTLSKKVQYCQWYTTKSSEDESENQFYIFVDREEFNDMSRHGEFLAIQERLGYSYGFHHNQITSLKLRNKIGITQTDLHATIQMRNRYSNSRAVLVLPKNEEIHREWIQERFYVYTCTKDSKENLLSEESSAIPIGSDINFIKEIINDIIRDLKLLPKISLATETDDKTTHNTLENVTIFDDEAVQGTTEMKDKTSNYIKFQEQDINSHFDDKGLRVLSLLSTRGMQDLNGHFFRYRDRLLKFSEFSKLTSFSRTSGFLESFFRKIRRHVSRFALMNTIVVSNFLFFRNHHKPNLFSLTSIHTSIFGLWMVILDEHSNVIVEDEQLRRKRHQAKLLQRRNTLIRGTVPSFTDELSESSEELLTRRSPEMEKPEHMKDFYTDLILNSRKMYLDQHVNKPGFFSLVLLSDDYFKAFNKLINFIYELYTNYSFQEPKFLAELNHFSKIAIPAMIDPIIDEIKQSLSTPILQRRTLLRMYGVTSWKDLMPSQIVEDSTDVAD, encoded by the exons ATGGATGAAAAAaga TCTTCTTATTTGTTCTCTACCTCTGAATCACTACTTTCTCAAGATGCAATTGGTAGAATTTCTGTACCAAAGGTACCTTTGCAGAAGGATGATACAGTTATTGAAAATGATGATACAGATTTGCTATCACATAGTGATATGAGTTGGGAAACTATGGAGGATAGATATAtgttatttgaaattgcaTCTAATGATTCTATAACAACTACATCAAAGTCTTCATCCAAT tccaatctttcattttcattgcTTGATCAAATATCACTTTCAGTAgatcaaaaaataatacaatgtgCAACTGAAAACAACTGGAGTAGTTATGCTCTAGATATCAGTTTATGGGATGATGGTAGAGCACCAGttatgaaattaagaaatcttaaagaaatatcatttGATGATTTAGAATTCTGTGGATATCTTACTGACAGACTAATAGgagttggaaaatcattcttgACTAAATCTCCTGAAAATAGTCTTTATATATTAAGTAAATGTATTATGAGAAATAtg TCActatcaaatattacaatGTTAAGTTACCAccgttatttacaatatattgatcttgcatataattatattacaaatttatcacCTCTGGGAGGGGTTCCTTACTTAATGTACTTAAATGTAGCACATAACAGAATGAatactattttaaatttttcacctCCTTGGTATTTGACATATGTAAATTTatcatacaattatatatcaaaaatgtatGATATTAGTGATTTCTGGAGTATTGTTCACTTGGATTTGTCACATAATGCAATTGAAACCATTACTGGTTTGCAAAATTTGAA atatttaaaatatttaaatttatcatataacTTAATTGAGTACATTGAAAATTTGGATAgattaaatattcaagaacTAAATTTAGAGGGTAACTGTATACTGTCATATAAATCTGCCATTCCTGGATATGGCATAAGTACTTTATCTGATTTGCGGAAATTATATTTaggatataataaattgtctactttagaattttttaag GATGCATATAGTTTACGTGTGATAGATTTAAAGTTTAATAGAATCAAtgatttattagaattattaaatctcACTGGTTTAATACAAGAAGTAGATTTTAGAGGTAACAGTTGCACAAAATGGCCTAATTATAAAGCTGTACTTCTATTTTCCATACCAAGTATACAAATTATCGATGGTGTTAATGTATCTACTTCAGAAAAG attGCTGCAGTTGCTCTATTTGCACCACCAGTAAATTTAACAGCTGCTCGCACTATAACAAAGCTAACTTTATTAGAGCAATTAAATATTCCTAAAATTGATCTTCATGTAACACCATATGATGAAGTGAGCCCACCTATAATAATACTCACAGGTCCAAGTGCAGTGAGAAAATTATCTTTGGCTCTTCACGCGGTCCAAACATTAtcaaaaaaa GTCCAATATTGTCAGTGGTATACAACAAAAAGCTCAGAAGATGAAagtgaaaatcaattttacatttttgtagaCAGAGAAGAATTTAATGATATGTCTCGTCATGGAGAATTTTTAGCAATTCAAGAGAGATTAGGATACAGCTATGGATTTC atcaCAATCAAATTACTTccttaaaattaagaaataaaattggtaTAACACAAACGGATTTACATGCAACCATTCAAATGCGTAACCGGTATTCTAATAGTAGAGCAGTTCTTGTGCTCccaaaaaatgaagaaatccACCGTGAATGGATACAAGAAAGGTTTTATGTTTATACATGTACTAAAGAtagtaaagaaaatttattatctgaAGAAAGTTCAGCAATACCTATAGGAagtgatataaattttattaaagaaattataaatgat ATTATAAGAGATCTTAAATTACTTCCCAAAATTTCACTGGCAACAGAGACTGATGATAAAACAACTCATAATACATTGGAAAATGTAACAATATTTGATGATGAAGCTGTGCAGGGTACAACAGAAATGAAAGACAAAAcatcaaattatattaaatttcaggAACAAGACATTAATTCACATTTTGATGATAAAGGATTACGAGTATTGAGTTTACTTAGCACTAGAGGTATGCAGGATCTGAATGGGCATTTTTTTCGATACCGGGACCggttattgaaattttcggAATTCTCGAAATTGACAAGTTTCTCGAGAACGTCCGGGTTTCTCGAAAgtttttttcgaaaaatccGAAGGCACGTTTCAAGATTCGCTTTAATGAATACGATCGtggtttcgaattttttattttttaggaaccaccataaaccgaatcttttcagtttaacttcaattcacacaagtattttcggtttatggatg gTAATTTTAGATGAGCATTCAAATGTTATAGTGGAAGATGAACAATTAAGGCGTAAAAGACATCAAGCAAAACTATTGCAGCGTCGTAATACATTGATTCGAGGAACAGTACCTTCATTTACAGATGAACTTAGTGAATCAAGTGAAGAACTATTAACAAGAAGA tcGCCAGAAATGGAAAAACCAGAACATATGAAAGATTTCTATACCGACTTGATATtaaattcaagaaaaatgTACCTAGATCAACATGTGAATAAGCCTGGATTTTTTTCCTTAGTG CTACTATCAGATGATTATTTTAAAgcatttaacaaattaattaattttatttatgaattatacacaaattattcttttcaagAACCTAAATTTTTAGCAGAACttaatcatttttcaaagatTGCTATTCCGGCAATGATCGATCCCATTATTGATGAGATAAAACA ATCTTTATCAACACCTATATTACAAAGAAGAACTTTGTTGAGAATGTATGGTGTTACTTCATGGAAGGATTTGATGCCTAGTCAAATAGTAGAAGATTCAACTGATGTTGCTGATTAG
- the LOC132912038 gene encoding protein kinase 4-like isoform X2 translates to MEKKEKKKKAGATNGKTGAKRTRGSVRGRSGLRGRGTRVKRNVGTAKKEQTWQAGQNNNNNNNNNNNNVRGGFVRKRYKKNSGLTRSRSNLTLNQKPNTRGTFNVRRGRGNRFGLTRSRSRTNLTFTQGGFFTNNKTPLKRTNSLPNLRDPTSVHNRLGYQSPAQIAYRNRVKRAKQLLLQRQNQRLSLQNQFRIPQAGKSLLSLQQRSTDRRQQILTSQRRFTTGGLRSDQIARAQRRAQYEQKLMRMNSSRLNTNSNVNFMYTLGNEYSPSTHQRPLTLTPSRNGSAVNSLRPLPRGRSPFRQSVQNLNMVGRSPMFGRQRSRSRSRSRSRTRNTPSSDARPDVDDRTFSEVMYSLSGNLGVTGRTLNDRFSF, encoded by the exons atggagaaaaaggagaaaaagaaaaaggccGGGGCTACTAATGGAAAAACTGGTGCTAAACGCACTAGAGGAAGTGTGCGAGGGCGAAGTGGACTCAGAGGTAGAGGTACCAGAGTAAAGCGTAATGTTGGAACTGCTAAAAAAGAGCAAACATGGCAAGCTGGGCagaataacaataataacaacaacaataataataataatgtgcGTGGTGGTTTTGTGAGAAAACGATATAAGAAAAACAGTGGTTTAACTAGATCACGAAgtaatttaacattaaatcAGAAACCTAATACACGAGGAACTTTTAATGTTCGCCGTGGTCGTGGTAATAGATTTGGTCTGACTCGAAGTAGAAGTCGCACAAACTTGACTTTTACACAAGGAGGCTTTTTCACCAATAATAAGACTCCATTAAAACGAACGAACAGTTTACCAAATTTACGTGATCCAACTTCGGTTCATAATCGACTGGGATATCAAAGCCCTGCTCAAATTGCTTACCGAAATCGTGTTAAAAGAGCAAAACAATTGCTGCTACAAAGACAAAACCAGAGATTATCCTTACAAAACCAATTCAGA ATTCCACAAGCTGGGAAGTCATTATTATCACTCCAACAAAGATCCACAGATAGAAGGCAACAAATTTTAACTTCTCAACGTCGCTTTACTACTGGTGGATTACGATCAGATCAAATTGCCCGTGCACAAAGACGTGCACAATatgaacaaaaattaatgAGAATGAA TTCCTCGCGATTAAATACAAACTCAAATGTAAACTTCATGTATACATTGGGAAATGAGTACAGTCCTAGCACGCATCAACGCCCTCTTACTCTTACCCCAAGCAGAAACGGAAGTGCTGTGAACAGTTTGCGCCCATTACCAAGAGGAAGGTCCCCATTTAGACAAAGTgtacaaaatttgaatatg gTTGGTCGATCACCTATGTTTGGTCGACAACGTTCAAGGTCAAGATCGCGTTCCCGTTCTCGTACACGCAACACTCCATCATCAGACGCAAGACCAGATGTCGATGATCGTACTTTCAGCGAAGTCATGTATAGCTTGTCCGGAAATCTCGGCGTTACGGGAAGAACGCTTAATGATAGATTTAGTTTTTAa
- the LOC132912171 gene encoding zinc finger protein 658B-like — MMPMSNIFCSICDIKIDPSSSVNIFSTSFPRQGELLVNFVSRVLRITTFELQDPYICLQCYNLFQMLEQAQKTVLNIRCEILKIYRACERRKNVKRSMYDGTKLNISTNIALEAKKLYNSNENLKKILNLQNATRIEEIVQEQCVQDNTIMQNISISNTKAKKHLRKETINNNETDSAKSFDYNIYEDIKEDEILKNDIFQNSVPLTNGGNTCNINSQGNIHALKIHVGEKSCISLTDSKSESKNTVKTESTFSDNILQIQNVENIIEVTENTMNTTVSAVDPIEIPIKSIKIPKYDLKSLKYSCPICDKVWKTSTELKTHMKTHSTLRPYMCEKCGQAYKHKHALEIHVGMHNGINPFQCNFCKKCFTQKGALMRHLPMHTGEMPYQCELCGKRFIHHTSYNMHRLSHSGKKSYKCQMCDLSLLSTSHLKRHMRVHTGEKPYSCTVCGKRFAERYNLLAHQKIHDPHENKAKKVKETQFQCNHCNLIFEQKKSLNDHMKYHSNVNNESDFKQSQCTLLQIEPEHHELSKKVDSEHSVLQETWIQMNRSKLDIIDNQARFVLLQNSLPQIDENSFAVTFSDQKISLGSTNYNTNLHVIIEPSDISLLSNNLPSIDKMHM, encoded by the exons ATGATGCCAATGTCTAatatattttgctcaatatgcgatataaaaattgatccTTCATcttctgtaaatatattttctacatctTTCCCTCGTCAaggagaattgttagtaaattTTGTATCACGAGTACTTCGTATAACTACTTTTGAATTACAAGACCCTTACATTTGTTTGCAATGTtacaatttgtttcaaatgttAGAACAAGCACAGAAAACTGTTTTAAACATACGTTGTgagattttgaaaatatatcgtgcttgtgaaagaagaaaaaatgttaaacgatCAATGTACGATGGTACAAAATTGAATATCAGTACAAACATAGCATTAGAagcaaaaaaattatataatagtaatgaGAACTTAAAGAAGATATTGAATTTACAAAATGCTACTCGAATAGAGGAAATAGTACAAGAACAATGTGTTCAAGATAATACaataatgcaaaatataagTATTTCAAATACAAAAGCAAAGAAACATTTAAGAAAGGAAACAATCAATAATAATGAAACAGATAGCGCAAAGTCAtttgattataatatttatgaagatataaaagaagatgaaattttaaaaaatgatatatttcaaaattcagtGCCATTAACTAATGGTGGTAAtacatgtaatattaattcacAAG GAAATATACATGCATTAAAAATTCATGTTGGAGAAAAAAGCTGTATTTCACTGACAGATTCTAAGAGTGAATCAAAAAACACTGTAAAAACAGAATCCACATTTTCTgacaatatattacaaatacaaaatgttgaaaatattatagaagtaACAGAAAATACTATGAACACAACAg tGTCAGCAGTTGACCCAATAGAAATACCTATAAAATCAATAAAGATACCAAAGTAtgatttaaaatcattaaaatattcttgtcCTATTTGTGATAAAGTATGGAAAACATCAACTGAATTAAAAACACACATGAAAACTCATTCAACATTAAGACCATACATGTGTGAAAAATGTGGCCAGGCATATAAACATAAACATGCATTGGAGATACATGTTGGAATGCATAATGGAATAAATCCATTTCagtgtaatttttgtaaaaagtgTTTTACACAAAAAGGAGCACTTATGAGGCATTTACCAATGCATACTGGTGAAATGCCCTATCAATGTGAATTGTGTGGTAAAAGATTCATACACCATACATCATACAATATGCACAGATTATCACATAGTGGTAAAAAATCTTATAAGTGTCAA ATGTGTGATTTGTCTTTGCTTTCAACATCTCATTTGAAAAGGCATATGCGAGTTCATACAGGTGAAAAACCATATAGCTGTACAGTGTGTGGAAAACGTTTTGCAGAACGATATAATTTGCTTGCCCATCAAAAAATTCACGATCCACACGAAAATAAGGCAAAGAAAGTTAAAGAAACGCAATTCCa ATGTAATCATtgtaatttgatatttgaacaaaaaaaaagcttAAATGATCATATGAAGTATCATTCTAATGTGAATAATGAATCTGATTTTAAACAGTCACAATGTACACTTCTTCAAATTGAACCAGAACATCATGAACTATCAAAAAAGGTAGATTCTGAACATAGTGTATTACAAGAAACTTGGATTCAAATGAATCGTTCTAAACTAGACATTATTGACAATCAAGCAAGATTTGTACTTCTACAAAATTCTTTACCTCAAATTGACGAAAATTCCTTTGCAGTTACATTTAGTGACCAAAAAATATCCTTGGGAAGTACAAactataatacaaatttacatGTAATCATAGAACCATCAGATATATCACTTTTAAGCAATAATCTTCCTTCTATTGATAAAATGCATATGTGA